One genomic segment of bacterium includes these proteins:
- a CDS encoding flavodoxin reductase, producing the protein MNEYSVKILEISSISSNTFNIKVEKPQGYTYTPGQFTNISLIDGVKLDEKESFCFVGLVEASHLEFIIKLYNQNDSLKKAIVGSSVGKKLKISEPHGTFKYKGMGVFIAAGTGITPAIAILRDLKHKNDLAGNMLIYSNRKMDDVILHTELSQMLGIDYINVFTKERYEGYFFGRIDKNFLRMQIVDSVRYFYLCGSSNFVQDMRLILKEFNIPSDSIIFEDAIVSNSIRKNKTEDIVNIEQTIENI; encoded by the coding sequence ATGAATGAATATTCAGTAAAAATATTAGAGATAAGTTCTATATCATCAAACACATTTAATATTAAAGTGGAAAAGCCTCAGGGATATACATATACTCCTGGACAATTTACGAACATATCATTAATAGATGGTGTCAAACTCGACGAAAAAGAATCCTTTTGTTTCGTTGGGTTAGTGGAAGCAAGTCATCTGGAATTTATAATCAAATTATATAACCAGAATGATTCACTAAAAAAAGCAATTGTTGGTTCAAGTGTTGGTAAAAAATTAAAGATAAGTGAGCCGCATGGAACTTTTAAATATAAAGGGATGGGTGTATTTATTGCTGCCGGTACCGGGATTACACCTGCTATCGCAATATTGCGAGATCTTAAACATAAGAATGACCTAGCGGGAAATATGTTAATTTATTCGAATAGGAAAATGGACGATGTTATCCTGCATACGGAATTATCTCAGATGCTTGGTATAGATTACATTAATGTGTTCACAAAAGAACGTTATGAAGGTTACTTTTTTGGAAGAATTGATAAAAACTTTTTAAGAATGCAAATCGTAGATTCTGTGAGGTATTTCTATCTGTGTGGCTCATCAAATTTCGTTCAAGACATGCGATTGATACTTAAAGAATTTAATATACCATCAGATTCAATAATTTTTGAAGATGCTATTGTAAGTAATTCGATCAGAAAAAATAAAACTGAAGATATTGTAAATATCGAACAAACAATTGAAAATATCTGA
- the gap gene encoding type I glyceraldehyde-3-phosphate dehydrogenase, whose product MKRIAINGFGRIGRAALKIILLEDELDVVAINDLMSIENATYLFKYDSVYGFYESDVSIQENYLLIKGKKILFLNEKDPANLPWKNLSVDVVIESTGLFRKREDAEKHIYAGAKNVVISAPTKSKDTPTVLHGVNKRDGKTSVFSCASCTTNNIGPVIEIMDRRIGIKKAILNTIHSFTSSNSLVDAPSKRDLRMGRSAMMNLIPASTGAAIATIKALPQLENKFDGIAIRTPVPVGSISDITFVPAKNTSVEEINNILIEESKTDRYKQVLATSNEPLVSSDIINSSYASIVDLKMTRVVDRDLVKIMTWYDNEWGFTNQMIREIKLI is encoded by the coding sequence ATGAAAAGAATAGCTATTAATGGATTTGGCAGAATTGGGAGAGCCGCATTGAAAATAATTCTATTGGAAGATGAATTAGATGTAGTTGCAATTAATGATTTAATGAGTATTGAAAACGCTACATATTTATTTAAATATGATAGTGTATATGGATTTTATGAAAGTGATGTAAGTATTCAGGAAAATTATTTACTCATCAAGGGTAAAAAGATTTTATTTCTTAACGAGAAAGATCCTGCAAATCTCCCTTGGAAAAATTTGAGTGTTGATGTGGTTATTGAAAGCACAGGATTATTTAGAAAAAGAGAAGATGCTGAGAAGCATATCTATGCCGGAGCAAAAAATGTTGTAATTTCTGCACCAACAAAAAGTAAGGACACACCAACAGTACTGCATGGAGTAAATAAGAGAGATGGTAAAACTTCGGTATTTTCTTGTGCGAGTTGTACAACTAATAATATTGGTCCTGTTATTGAGATTATGGACAGAAGAATTGGAATAAAAAAAGCAATTTTAAATACCATCCATTCCTTTACTTCTTCAAATTCTCTGGTAGATGCGCCTTCAAAAAGAGATCTTCGTATGGGAAGATCGGCAATGATGAATTTAATTCCTGCTTCCACAGGTGCGGCAATAGCAACTATCAAAGCATTGCCGCAATTAGAAAATAAATTTGATGGCATAGCGATACGCACTCCTGTGCCTGTAGGTTCTATTTCGGATATAACATTCGTACCTGCAAAAAATACTTCTGTGGAAGAAATCAATAATATCCTGATTGAAGAATCAAAAACCGACAGATATAAACAAGTATTGGCTACTTCGAATGAACCTCTGGTTTCTTCAGATATTATTAATAGCAGCTATGCATCAATTGTCGACTTGAAAATGACCAGAGTTGTAGATCGAGATTTAGTAAAAATTATGACCTGGTATGACAATGAATGGGGATTTACAAATCAAATGATCCGTGAAATCAAATTGATTTAA
- the tal gene encoding transaldolase, with protein sequence MTMNNLKKIHDLGQSIWLDFFNREIMNNGMLQKLIDEDSLSGITSNPSIFESAVLSSPDYNDDIKKLSDEQKSNEDIFFEFAICDIKRAADILEPVYEKSNRRDGLVSMEVSPLLANDTEGSIKQAEELWKMINRKNAMIKIPGTKEGLPAIRKCISEGVNINITLLFGLNRYREVTDAYLSGLEDRLKAEQPIDNITSVASFFLSRIDVLLDPVLKKKGLDELLGEAAIASAKEAYQIYKEVFQSERFKKLEKQGAKKQKVLWASTGTKDSAYSDVKYVEPLIGPDTINTLPLKTIDAFRDHGKAANSLENNLSHANKVLQRLKDNGISIDDITQKLEEEGIEKFDKAYDKLLNAIEAKRKEIAK encoded by the coding sequence ATGACAATGAATAATCTAAAAAAAATACATGATCTGGGTCAAAGTATCTGGCTTGATTTCTTCAACAGGGAAATTATGAATAATGGGATGCTTCAAAAACTTATCGATGAAGATTCTTTAAGCGGGATTACTTCCAATCCATCCATTTTTGAAAGTGCGGTACTCAGCAGTCCGGATTATAATGATGATATTAAAAAACTTTCGGATGAACAAAAAAGTAATGAGGATATTTTTTTCGAGTTTGCTATATGTGATATCAAACGTGCTGCAGACATACTGGAGCCTGTTTATGAAAAATCAAATAGACGTGATGGTTTGGTAAGTATGGAAGTTTCACCGCTTCTTGCCAATGATACAGAAGGTTCAATTAAACAAGCTGAAGAATTATGGAAAATGATTAACCGCAAAAATGCGATGATAAAAATACCGGGCACTAAAGAAGGCTTACCTGCTATCCGAAAATGTATTAGTGAAGGTGTCAATATCAATATTACTTTGTTGTTCGGTTTGAATCGTTACAGAGAAGTTACTGACGCTTATTTATCCGGATTGGAAGATCGGTTAAAAGCTGAGCAGCCCATTGATAATATAACGTCTGTAGCCAGTTTCTTTTTAAGCCGTATTGATGTACTTCTTGATCCTGTTTTGAAAAAGAAAGGACTTGATGAACTTTTGGGTGAAGCGGCAATTGCATCTGCAAAAGAAGCATACCAAATTTATAAAGAAGTTTTTCAAAGCGAGCGATTTAAAAAGCTTGAAAAACAAGGTGCAAAAAAACAAAAAGTTTTGTGGGCAAGTACCGGCACAAAAGACTCAGCATATAGTGATGTAAAATATGTAGAACCTTTAATTGGTCCAGATACTATTAATACTCTTCCTTTAAAAACCATCGATGCTTTTCGTGATCATGGCAAAGCAGCGAACAGTTTAGAAAATAATCTATCCCATGCAAATAAAGTTTTACAGCGGCTTAAAGATAATGGGATCAGCATAGATGATATTACTCAAAAACTGGAAGAAGAGGGTATTGAAAAATTTGATAAAGCTTATGATAAATTATTAAATGCTATAGAAGCAAAGAGAAAGGAAATTGCTAAGTAA
- a CDS encoding carboxymuconolactone decarboxylase family protein, protein MRLDWYKESPEAYKAMLVVQTVVDKSAIDHKLLELIKIRASQINGCAHCLEMHTKDAIALGENDQRLHLLAAWKEAPFYSEKERVALAWCESLTNISSEGAPENIFEELYKFFTKEEIVDLTLGIVAINGWNRLAVAFKSDVGNYVSNLKPVK, encoded by the coding sequence ATGAGGTTAGATTGGTATAAAGAATCCCCCGAAGCTTATAAAGCTATGTTGGTTGTTCAGACTGTTGTGGATAAAAGTGCAATAGATCATAAGCTATTGGAGCTAATTAAAATTAGAGCCTCTCAAATAAATGGTTGTGCACACTGTTTAGAGATGCATACAAAAGATGCAATTGCACTTGGTGAAAATGATCAGAGACTACATCTTTTAGCTGCCTGGAAAGAAGCACCTTTTTATTCTGAAAAGGAGAGAGTGGCTTTAGCCTGGTGTGAGTCTCTGACAAACATTTCATCAGAAGGTGCACCTGAAAATATTTTTGAAGAATTATATAAATTCTTTACAAAAGAAGAAATTGTTGACTTGACGCTTGGTATTGTTGCTATTAACGGGTGGAATAGACTTGCAGTAGCATTTAAATCTGACGTAGGAAATTATGTTTCTAATTTAAAACCTGTTAAGTAG
- a CDS encoding carboxymuconolactone decarboxylase family protein, protein MENGNLYPVASRELNDKKANLSPKNIEAWRNFSKTVFEDGELPEKIKQLIAVAVAHVTQCPYCIRSHTRTAIRRGATKKEIMEAIWIAAEMRAGAAYAHATLAMDEMENIR, encoded by the coding sequence ATGGAAAATGGAAATCTGTATCCAGTGGCATCCAGAGAACTGAACGATAAAAAAGCTAATCTATCACCAAAAAACATTGAAGCCTGGCGGAATTTCAGTAAAACAGTATTTGAGGATGGAGAATTACCTGAAAAAATAAAGCAGCTTATCGCAGTGGCCGTTGCACACGTTACTCAATGTCCATACTGCATCAGGTCACATACCAGGACGGCAATTAGGAGAGGCGCAACAAAAAAAGAAATAATGGAAGCAATTTGGATTGCGGCTGAGATGCGTGCTGGAGCAGCGTATGCCCACGCGACTCTTGCGATGGACGAAATGGAGAATATTCGGTAG